A section of the Paramisgurnus dabryanus chromosome 4, PD_genome_1.1, whole genome shotgun sequence genome encodes:
- the etaa1a gene encoding ewing's tumor-associated antigen 1 isoform X2, which translates to MEDRGSQERCEIAKLTQLKSKVNRLRRSPKSATQNPARVCQTAEFKTPTRPARGQFRRVIPEDSPSSDPDCHQDIIWDTTSPSPIRHGRGQRRNVRLVDISDIANRIAPKNGRLEEADSSLMQWIGDSAIPCTPEVQQPKVKAMSTKQSTVDDLMRLAKQFDFNMRQDEAQEPHTNGLGSKSNVANCGFAIKSFPVAPESSNEKPADDRGQYQDMDDDLDFLFDGPTQHLSGRLSQMSGCRTQEKKNLGSENGPLSANIKQVNNANQFEDDWNNDSFLEDSLVLEMTQNPDLFAAPRNCSTQKQNIDFSIKACGNTMAPKPQETKKDFKCSTSQGQKTTHRQTFQLETFHSGHQLQAKPLQRTGNQAFAVTKASPNPPSHSNVNQNQQYQHKSEIRQLQVQNSAVSSTQFQPSAKETLPSTNSCTPKPSHSKPPFLNSVGVKQEAVDAITSDVLDEDLDSFFASDDIWDEGVEDDDLFCEACENLEVSGNPPLRVENPAAKTSKTQSNVSQNKTCISSEMASQQTVFAHPKPPAYVSTSSANTSASLYRPKAHVVRSGPAGLNVNVSRETARPSGPTSNGPYKFTQVGRSSVVRMQQGHDRGVLATLQSDVRISDNHQFKKSYSPSITSSPVVTKEVCNTTAVKCSDAEIERKKQQALERRRLRMMSNQNLRAPI; encoded by the exons ATGGAGGACAGAGGCAGCCAGGAACGATGTGAAATCGCTAAACTGACGCAGCTGAAATCGAAAGTAAACAGACTGAGACGGAGCCCGAAATCAGCAACGCAAAACCCCGCACGCGTCTGTCAGACAG CCGAGTTCAAAACACCTACACGTCCAGCGAGAGGTCAGTTCAGAAGAGTGATACCTGAAGACTCCCCAAGCAGCGACCCAGATTGTCATCAGGACATTATATGGGATACAACGTCCCCATCACCAATCCGACATG GTCGAGGGCAAAGGAGAAATGTCCGATTGGTGGATATATCAGACATTGCCAATCGCATCGCTCCGAAG AACGGTAGACTGGAGGAGGCAGACTCATCTTTAATGCAGTGGATTGGGGACAGCGCCATTCCCTGCACCCCAGAAGTCCAACAACCGAAAGTCAAGGCCATGTCAACAAA aCAGAGCACTGTAGATGATCTAATGAGACTCGCCAAGCAGTTTGACTTCAACATGAGGCAAGATGAAGCCCAGGAACCACATACAAATGGACTGGGTTCGAAAAGTAATGTGGCAAACTGTGGTTTTGCTATAAAGAGTTTTCCTGTTGCTCCGGAATCAAGTAATGAAAAACCTGCAGATGACAGAGGACAATATCAAGACATGGACGATGATCTCGATTTTCTTTTCGACGGGCCGACCCAGCACCTCAGCGGGCGTCTCAGTCAGATGTCAGGCTGTCGTACtcaggagaaaaaaaaccttgGTTCTGAAAATGGTCCTTTGTCTGCTAACATTAAACAAGTTAACAATGCTAATCAATTTGAGGATGATTGGAACAACGACAGTTTTCTTGAGGACTCGCTGGTGTTGGAGATGACGCAAAATCCGGACTTGTTCGCCGCTCCACGGAATTGTTCGACACAAAAGCAAAACATTGATTTTAGCATTAAAGCATGTGGCAATACGATGGCACCCAAACCTCAAGAAACCAAAAAGGATTTTAAATGTAGCACATCTCAAggacaaaaaacaacacatcgaCAAACATTTCAGCTGGAAACTTTTCATTCTGGTCACCAGCTACAGGCAAAACCCTTGCAAAGAACTGGAAATCAGGCTTTTGCTGTGACTAAGGCGTCGCCAAATCCTCCAAGCCACAGTAACGTCAACCAGAACCAGCAGTACCAGCACAAGTCTGAAATACGACAACTTCAAGTTCAGAATTCGGCGGTTTCCTCAACACAATTTCAACCAAGCGCCAAAGAGACGCTGCCGTCTACCAACTCCTGCACACCCAAACCCTCCCATTCAAAGCCTCCTTTCCTAAACTCTGTTGGTGTCAAACAAGAAGCAGTAGATGCCATTACTAGCGATGTATTAGATGAAGACCTGGATTCGTTTTTCGCATCTGATGACATCTGGGATGAGGGGGTCGAAGACGATGACCTGTTTTGTGAGGCGTGTGAAAATCTTGAGGTATCTGGCAACCCTCCTCTCCGTGTGGAAAACCCGGCCGCAAAGACTAGCAAAACACAAAGTAATGTTTCACAAAACAAGACGTGCATCAGCTCTGAAATGGCCAGTCAGCAAACAGTGTTTGCTCATCCCAAGCCTCCCGCTTACGTCTCCACGTCCAGTGCAAACACATCAGCATCTCTTTATAGGCCGAAAGCTCACGTTGTGCGTTCTGGACCTGCAGGACTCAACGTTAATGTGTCACGTGAGACAGCGAGGCCATCTGGCCCCACAAGTAATGGACCTTATAAATTTACACAAGTGGGACGCTCCTCTGTGGTTCGCATGCAGCAGGGTCACGATAGGGGTGTGCTGGCGACCCTCCAATCCGACGTGAGGATATCAGACAATCATCAGTTCAAGAAATCATACAGTCCCTCGATCACGTCCTCACCGGTGGTCACCAAAG aggtGTGTAACACAACAGCTGTGAAGTGCAGTGATGCTGAGATCGAGAGGAAGAAGCAGCAGGCCTTGGAGAGGCGAAGACTCAGGATGATGTCCAATCAGAACCTCCGAGCTCCTATCTGA
- the fbxo48 gene encoding F-box only protein 48: MIYDEDPLHQNFAETLPTEMSVKIFSELDLRSLGRASLTCKRWNGIIEGSDYLWRNHCLTVLAICRREVDGDRLDGYSWKVTLLRNYRKGCVKRRWLKGRYSNIHSADEIPPNHMCPLDVETWGEILEAELER, translated from the exons ATGATCTATGACGAGGATCCACTTCACCAAAACTTTGCTGAGACCCTTCCTACGGAGATGAGTGTAAAGATCTTTAGTGAGTTGGACCTCAGAAGTTTGGGCCGGGCCTCGCTCACCTGTAAACGCTGGAATGGCATCATTGAGGGCAGCGATTACCTGTGGCGCAACCACTGTCTTACGGTGCTGGCCATTTGTCGTAGGGAGGTGGATGGGGACAGGCTTGATGGATATTCCTGGAAG GTTACTCTTTTGCGCAACTACAGGAAAGGGTGTGTAAAGAGGAGGTGGCTAAAAGGCCGATACAGCAACATCCACTCTGCTGATGAGATCCCACCCAACCACATGTGTCCACTGGACGTAGAAACATGGGGAGAGATACTGGAGGCAGAGCTGGAGAGATAA
- the ppp3r1b gene encoding calcineurin subunit B type 1b gives MGNEASYPLEMCSHFDADEIKRLGKRFKKLDLDNSGSLSVEEFMSLPELQQNPLVQRVIDIFDTDGNGEVDFKEFIEGVSQFSVKGDKEQKLRFAFRIYDMDKDGYISNGELFQVLKMMVGNNLKDTQLQQIVDKTIINADKDGDGRISFEEFCAVVGGLDIHKKMVVDV, from the exons ATG GGAAACGAGGCGAGTTATCCCTTGGAGATGTGCTCACACT tTGATGCTGATGAGATTAAAAGACTAGGAAAGAGGTTTAAGAAACTTGACCTGGATAACTCGGGGTCTCTCAGCGTGGAGGAGTTCATGTCTCTACCGGAGTTGCAGCAGAACCCTTTGGTCCAACGAGTCATCGATATATTCGACACGGATGGAAACGGGGAAGTAGACTTTAAAG AGTTTATCGAGGGCGTCTCGCAGTTCAGCGTCAAGGGCGACAAAGAGCAGAAGCTTCGCT TTGCGTTCAGGATTTATGACATGGATAAGGACGGTTACATATCCAACGGAGAGCTGTTCCAAGTGCTAAAGATGATGGTGGGAAACAACCTGAAGGACACTCAGCTGCAGCAGATCGTCGATAAAACCATCATCAACGCAGACAAGGATGGAGATGGGAGGATATCCTTCGAGGAATTCTGTGCT GTTGTTGGCGGCTTAGACATTCACAAAAAGATGGTGGTGGACGTGTGA
- the etaa1a gene encoding ewing's tumor-associated antigen 1 isoform X1 has protein sequence MEDRGSQERCEIAKLTQLKSKVNRLRRSPKSATQNPARVCQTAEFKTPTRPARGQFRRVIPEDSPSSDPDCHQDIIWDTTSPSPIRHGTYHHYNCVFFLRTEMLKKSRVACLFLLSGRGQRRNVRLVDISDIANRIAPKNGRLEEADSSLMQWIGDSAIPCTPEVQQPKVKAMSTKQSTVDDLMRLAKQFDFNMRQDEAQEPHTNGLGSKSNVANCGFAIKSFPVAPESSNEKPADDRGQYQDMDDDLDFLFDGPTQHLSGRLSQMSGCRTQEKKNLGSENGPLSANIKQVNNANQFEDDWNNDSFLEDSLVLEMTQNPDLFAAPRNCSTQKQNIDFSIKACGNTMAPKPQETKKDFKCSTSQGQKTTHRQTFQLETFHSGHQLQAKPLQRTGNQAFAVTKASPNPPSHSNVNQNQQYQHKSEIRQLQVQNSAVSSTQFQPSAKETLPSTNSCTPKPSHSKPPFLNSVGVKQEAVDAITSDVLDEDLDSFFASDDIWDEGVEDDDLFCEACENLEVSGNPPLRVENPAAKTSKTQSNVSQNKTCISSEMASQQTVFAHPKPPAYVSTSSANTSASLYRPKAHVVRSGPAGLNVNVSRETARPSGPTSNGPYKFTQVGRSSVVRMQQGHDRGVLATLQSDVRISDNHQFKKSYSPSITSSPVVTKEVCNTTAVKCSDAEIERKKQQALERRRLRMMSNQNLRAPI, from the exons ATGGAGGACAGAGGCAGCCAGGAACGATGTGAAATCGCTAAACTGACGCAGCTGAAATCGAAAGTAAACAGACTGAGACGGAGCCCGAAATCAGCAACGCAAAACCCCGCACGCGTCTGTCAGACAG CCGAGTTCAAAACACCTACACGTCCAGCGAGAGGTCAGTTCAGAAGAGTGATACCTGAAGACTCCCCAAGCAGCGACCCAGATTGTCATCAGGACATTATATGGGATACAACGTCCCCATCACCAATCCGACATGGCACGTATCACCATTacaactgtgttttttttttacgtacAGAAATGCTCAAGAAGTCCCGCGTGGCTTGTTTGTTTCTACTTTCAGGTCGAGGGCAAAGGAGAAATGTCCGATTGGTGGATATATCAGACATTGCCAATCGCATCGCTCCGAAG AACGGTAGACTGGAGGAGGCAGACTCATCTTTAATGCAGTGGATTGGGGACAGCGCCATTCCCTGCACCCCAGAAGTCCAACAACCGAAAGTCAAGGCCATGTCAACAAA aCAGAGCACTGTAGATGATCTAATGAGACTCGCCAAGCAGTTTGACTTCAACATGAGGCAAGATGAAGCCCAGGAACCACATACAAATGGACTGGGTTCGAAAAGTAATGTGGCAAACTGTGGTTTTGCTATAAAGAGTTTTCCTGTTGCTCCGGAATCAAGTAATGAAAAACCTGCAGATGACAGAGGACAATATCAAGACATGGACGATGATCTCGATTTTCTTTTCGACGGGCCGACCCAGCACCTCAGCGGGCGTCTCAGTCAGATGTCAGGCTGTCGTACtcaggagaaaaaaaaccttgGTTCTGAAAATGGTCCTTTGTCTGCTAACATTAAACAAGTTAACAATGCTAATCAATTTGAGGATGATTGGAACAACGACAGTTTTCTTGAGGACTCGCTGGTGTTGGAGATGACGCAAAATCCGGACTTGTTCGCCGCTCCACGGAATTGTTCGACACAAAAGCAAAACATTGATTTTAGCATTAAAGCATGTGGCAATACGATGGCACCCAAACCTCAAGAAACCAAAAAGGATTTTAAATGTAGCACATCTCAAggacaaaaaacaacacatcgaCAAACATTTCAGCTGGAAACTTTTCATTCTGGTCACCAGCTACAGGCAAAACCCTTGCAAAGAACTGGAAATCAGGCTTTTGCTGTGACTAAGGCGTCGCCAAATCCTCCAAGCCACAGTAACGTCAACCAGAACCAGCAGTACCAGCACAAGTCTGAAATACGACAACTTCAAGTTCAGAATTCGGCGGTTTCCTCAACACAATTTCAACCAAGCGCCAAAGAGACGCTGCCGTCTACCAACTCCTGCACACCCAAACCCTCCCATTCAAAGCCTCCTTTCCTAAACTCTGTTGGTGTCAAACAAGAAGCAGTAGATGCCATTACTAGCGATGTATTAGATGAAGACCTGGATTCGTTTTTCGCATCTGATGACATCTGGGATGAGGGGGTCGAAGACGATGACCTGTTTTGTGAGGCGTGTGAAAATCTTGAGGTATCTGGCAACCCTCCTCTCCGTGTGGAAAACCCGGCCGCAAAGACTAGCAAAACACAAAGTAATGTTTCACAAAACAAGACGTGCATCAGCTCTGAAATGGCCAGTCAGCAAACAGTGTTTGCTCATCCCAAGCCTCCCGCTTACGTCTCCACGTCCAGTGCAAACACATCAGCATCTCTTTATAGGCCGAAAGCTCACGTTGTGCGTTCTGGACCTGCAGGACTCAACGTTAATGTGTCACGTGAGACAGCGAGGCCATCTGGCCCCACAAGTAATGGACCTTATAAATTTACACAAGTGGGACGCTCCTCTGTGGTTCGCATGCAGCAGGGTCACGATAGGGGTGTGCTGGCGACCCTCCAATCCGACGTGAGGATATCAGACAATCATCAGTTCAAGAAATCATACAGTCCCTCGATCACGTCCTCACCGGTGGTCACCAAAG aggtGTGTAACACAACAGCTGTGAAGTGCAGTGATGCTGAGATCGAGAGGAAGAAGCAGCAGGCCTTGGAGAGGCGAAGACTCAGGATGATGTCCAATCAGAACCTCCGAGCTCCTATCTGA
- the cnrip1a gene encoding CB1 cannabinoid receptor-interacting protein 1a, translated as MTDVPALINIAISLKIQPNDGPVFYKVDGTRFGQSRTIKMLTGSKYKIAVIVKPGNAEASTMGIGGKTFPLEELSRDDEQIVYNGTYDTEGVPHTKSGDRQPVQVSIEFKDAGTFETVWQVKYYNYYKREHCQFGNSFNCIEYEAKPNETRSLMWINKEVFQ; from the exons ATGACAGACGTCCCAGCGCTCATAAACATCGCCATTTCCTTAAAAATACAACCCAACGATGGACCCGTGTTTTACAAAGTGGACGGGACGAGGTTCGGTCAGAGCAGGACGATCAAAATGCTAACGGGGTCGAAATATAAAATCGCGGTGATTGTGAAGCCGGGTAACGCAGAGGCCAG CACAATGGGCATTGGAGGAAAAACCTTCCCTTTGGAAGAGCTGTCCAGAGATGATGAACAAATCGTCTACAATGGCACCTATGATACTGAGGGTGTGCCACACACCAAAAGCGGGGACAGACAACCTGTGCAAGTCTCCATAGAG TTTAAAGATGCCGGCACGTTTGAGACAGTATGGCAGGTGAAGTACTACAACTATTACAAGAGAGAACACTGTCAGTTCGGCAACAGCTTCAACTGCATCGAGTACGAAGCAAAACCCAATGAGACCCGCAGCCTGATGTGGATAAACAAAGAGGTCTTTCAGTAA